The window GGAATCGGGCAACGGAGTTCCCGCTGAAGGCGAAAATCGAGGTAAGACTCGATCTTCGCCAAGGCTGACCACACCGGGTCCGTAGGCGTGAACAGGATGCTATGCTGGGTATGGGCAAGATCGAGGAAATCGGCGGGAGAAAACATGGCGGGAGTTCAGAGATGGAAATGCAGGATTCTGGATTTCTGCTTCGGGAAAGAGGCTCCGGCTCTGCAAGGCCCCTCTGGCTGCCGCAAGCAGGCCCCGAGTCTGAAACCCACAGCCAGTCGCCTTTACACGGTCATGACTTCCTTTTCCTTGGCAGCCATGTGCTGGTCCAGTTCGGCAATTTTCTTGTCTGTGAGGGCCTGCACTTCCTTTTCCAGGCGATGCAGATCGTCTTCCGTAATGATGCTGTCCTTTTCGCCTTTTTTGAGCTCTTCAATGGCCGAACGGCGGGCCGAACGCACGCGCACCTTGGCCTCTTCGCCCATTTGCTTCACCAGCTTCACCATCTGCTCGCGGCGCTCCCCGGAAAGGGCGGGAATCGGTAGGCGGATGACTTTGCCCTCGATGCTGCCATTCAATCCTAGGCGGGACTCACGAATTGCACGGTCAATGTCGTGCAAGGTGGCGGAGTCGAAAGGCTCGATACGAATCAGACGTGAATCCGGTGTGGTGATCATGGCCAACTGCTTCAGCTTCATGTGGGAGCCGTAGCTGTGCACATGCACATCCAGCCCCTCCACCAGGCCAGGGGAGGCCTTGCCTGTGCGCACAGCGGCGAATTCATGAATCGC is drawn from Prosthecobacter algae and contains these coding sequences:
- the frr gene encoding ribosome recycling factor translates to MSMDPEMTMLECEDSMTKAVEFAIHEFAAVRTGKASPGLVEGLDVHVHSYGSHMKLKQLAMITTPDSRLIRIEPFDSATLHDIDRAIRESRLGLNGSIEGKVIRLPIPALSGERREQMVKLVKQMGEEAKVRVRSARRSAIEELKKGEKDSIITEDDLHRLEKEVQALTDKKIAELDQHMAAKEKEVMTV